The nucleotide sequence TACGAACTTGGTGGTCAATATCGTTTATTATCTCATCCAGTCCACATTTAGTCCTCTTGTCAGGCAGCAAGCTGTCTTTGCATCAGTTCACCTGCAACATTAGCATGGACCGCTCTGATATTAATCAATAAATTACAATGATAATCGCAAAAGTTCATAAGAAAAACACAATCATCAAAATTGACAATGAAGGGCAGCTCGAGTTCCAAACTATATACATGTCATCATCTAATTGAATAAGTAATTTTTATATCATGGTACCTGGGATTCACTTAAGAAATTAAGTTCAGGTTTATCATATATAAAAGTAATTAGTAATATGAGAAATGAATTTAATCGGTGCATGaatctgctctgataccataaatGTAGTTGCGGttctatatattataaaaattaatttttagtaTGTGAAGTAGCTCAACTCCttataaacacatgcaaagtTCTTTAGTTGTCCCGATCTGAGATTTACACTCTCAACTTGGACATGCCGGTGTGGGTGGCTGTACAAGCACACCAGTGTACTACATAGGAGGAGTGCTCCTAGTTTGGTACAAACCTCAAACATATATTGAATTGTGAATCTGGTAAAGTAAAATGGTTAAGCAGTTTTAAGCTTTATCATCAAGATTATCGATCAGCCTCAGAAACATATGACAGCTTAGCTAACTAGTTATTAGCTACCAAAAGTAAAGCCCCTGCCTTGTGCATTAAACTTTCTTTACTACGTACAACTGCCCCCCACCGCTCATCTTGCCTTTAAAAGCAACCCTCAACCCACTTCTCTTCTAAACCAAGTGAGCTAAAGACACCAAAAGCAGTGaaaaatctagagagagagagagagagatggcaaGGTGGTGCATTGTGGTGGTTCTTGCTCTAGTTGTAGCTCACACAACAGCTAGAAATGTGCCTATGCCAAATGACGCTGGTTTCAAAGACCAAAAGAACTTTATTGGTGGAGCTGGTGGCTTCTCAGGCGTTGGCGACAGTGGGCTCCCATTTGCTGGAGCAGGGGCAGGAGTTGGTGGCAGTCTTCCTGGCGGACTTGGTGGCGGCGCTGGAGGGATAGGTGGAGTTGCTGGCCTTGGAGGACttggtggtggtagtggtggaATCGGTGGCTTAGGTGGTAGTGGTGGCTTACCCGGTTTTGGTGGCTTAGGCGGCGCTGGCGGTTTGGGTGGTGTCGGTGGACTGGGAGGGACAAGTGGCTTGGGTGGACTTGGTGGATTAGGTGGCGCGGCTGGTGGTGTTTTGGGCGGTGCTGGTGCAGGTGTTGGTGGGGGAGTCGGTGGTGGTGTTGGTGGTGGAAGTGGTGTTCTTCCTTACCCTTGAAGACTTGAGTTAAAATGTTTGCATTATTAATGTCTActtctttgtttatttgtttaagttAGCTGTTGAAGTGTATTTGCCAGTTAATTATATGTGACTGAGATTATGAGCTAGGGTTATTTCACTTATGTCTTCCTAGCTAGTTAATGTTTCTGTCGTCTTTATTAATCTCAGTAACCCATATTGTTCTGTACTACTGTTCCATCTTTAGCgaatattaatgaaaaaaatccATTTGTCTCCTAATCCATGTTTCGGTTCTAAATAACATAGTATAAAATTTCTTTCAGAATTTGCCAAAAAGTACATCAAATGTTTCCCAGAATCCATCCAGCAGCTTGTTAATTTGCTTGATGACAATGTTAATTCACAGGGCTATGTGCATTCTGTAACATTTGCATTTCCCTCAAGAATCCtcgttttattttcttttcagtgtTTAAAAAAACTGAAACGGAAATCTTCGCCTTAGGATTGATGTTTTTTACTCAATATCCCCTTTTAATATAGAAAATGTTTTACTATCCATATGAGTCAAAcatgagatatttaatttacATGTACAAAAAATATCACTAGAACGTAATCTTGGTGGCTTTTGTTTTACTTATGTGAAATCACAAATATATAGTTCATGTGAAATTGGACCAAGAGTAAGTATTCCAAATTATGCAGCATCTATTGATTGTGCGTTCTACTTATGAGTCTTGACCAACATACCTAGCATTTTTTGCATTAATTTGGTTCTCTAAATTATATCATATTAGGCCAAAAAGGATTAAGATTCcacatgaatttgaattttgaatgacAATAAGGATGACAACTTACATATTTTGTTCAAGTGAAGGTAGAAAAAAATCATGAAGGAAACTTATCCATGACTTATCCATCTTCTATCTTCACTTGAATAACTACGCAAGTTGACATCCATACTTCTATTTAACATTCATTGAATCTAGTGGATCATCCGAGTCAAGCCAATCCTAAATATTGAGCCCTATAGTTATTATTTCATATTGATATGTTGCAATACTAGGGTTTGGGTTTGGAACATATGCATTTCTTCCCTAAGTCTATTACTTCCTCTTAGCCTTGCAAACTAAAGCCAATAACTCTTCATTTCTATCACCTGACAATAATGTGAGGACCTCAGTATAGACGATGACTGCAGACATAATCATAAAGTGTGATAAATTAAATGTGTCTGGTAAAATGATACATTTATGAGGAGGCCCAATGTTAGCTTTGGATGGCAGACtgaattgaatatagtagcCAGAAAGCATCAACGTCCGCTCAGCAGTAAAGAACAACCACATGCTGCTTCAAGTGTTCTGGTTGAGGGATCATATCATATATGCAGTAAAATGGAACATGCATATATGCAGCTGGTTATTAGATCTTACCAAACCATTTGAAGCGTGTCACATGCATGGTGAGcacaaatttttccttcatcgcAGGATATACGAGTGCTACATTTAGCATTCCATGGTCCACAAATTAAAAGGGTTTTGATTTACTTGGTGTTTTCTCAGTTTGTCTTCGTTGATTTAAGCACCAGAAGTTATTACGTCACCAAGAATATGATTAAATCGCTATGAAGTTGAAGCTGGTTAATTTACAATTTTAATGGTAGAAAACTTATAATATTCACACTAACATAGTTAgatcatctccaacccttgaattaaaacctaaactttttaacccaaaaaatttaggttttaacccagaaatagtttttcttctccaacttttctgggttaaatttttagcccgaaattattaaagaatgaatttaggataataTTTTTCTCAaggtaactttaaaaaaatatatatatgtagacataatttaattttatgaatattttaacctaaaaatatttagatttcgataaatattgaaaatcaCTAAATCAGCACCATGAAACAAAACACTACGAAAgaatagaaaacatataaaataaattttttttaaattactttagccgttgaatttaaatttggaccgctagatttttttttaccgttggatttaATCAAATTAGATCTTAGCCATTGGactgaatttataaatataaaaccaaaaaagaatACACATATATGGTGAGCCAATCCCACGAACCCAGGGGGAATCCTAGGCTAAATTTGCCCCTGTTTGGGCCCAgaatattggtttgggccgagatgtattctcggcccggaaggccaTACAAAAAGGTTACCATGGATCGTTTAGTTCATAGGCTTCCTAACCTAGGTCGATCAAGTCATGCTGCGAGACGAGTAATTGAATCCTGGCGCAATAAGGAGTTTCGGCAAGATATGGATAGAAGTGAATCCAGTTTGATAAAGGATTGGGTTCAAAGttatagtgaaaataggattggtcgagatggtgtttgattagaaaaagaaatcctaatccgagtagggttttaactcggtCCAGAAAGTACctggtgctataaatagaagaggttgtgcatcgttcaaagccttttcaattcaacacacaactgccctgcgcaaattctctcaacaaccttgagatttttttttaccgttggatttaATCAAATTAGATCTTAGCCATTGGactgaatttataaatataaaactaaaaaaaaaatacacatatatggtgAGCCAATCCCACAAACCCAGGGGGAATCCTGGGCTAAATTTGCccttgtttgggcccaaaatattggtttgggccgagatgtattctcggcccggaaggccttacAAAAAGGTTACCGTGGATCGTTTAGTTCATGGGCTTCCTAACCTAGGTCGATCAAGTCATGCTGCGAGACGAGTAATTGAATCCTGGCGCAATAAGGAGTTTCGGCAAGATATGGATAGAAGTGAATCTGGTTTGATAAAGGATTGGGTTCAAAGttatagtgaaaataggatTGGTCAAGATGGTGTTTGATTAGAAAAAGAaatcctaatccgagtagggttttaactcggtCTAGAAAGTACctggtgctataaatagaagaggttgtgcatcgttcaaagccccttcaattcaacacacaactgccctgcgcaaattctctcaacaaccttgagatttttttccttttcctttttcgccaacacaccttcagtttggataaacagcattgtgaaggcaaccagtGATATCTTTAGTCGACATAGATAAAACTGTCACCGTAGaaccagtcggtctcgcagcatcttcagttggcataaataGCACTGCGTCGAaggtgactggttatctatccaagtctcggtcgaaaagaatttccgaatccttattggtcaaggtcatctcattagtctTCTCaacaaagtgaggtgttacagtttattaggctcagcacattgcacgccgagttagtttatgattggatactctcaagtgggatttaaaGTTCGGCATTCCGACAGCCGAACCACGTTTATTGTTAAGACatatatccgctttgagtatttgtgccttacactttggtgtcgattcggagtgagtttactctgacgaataccatcattgtgaccgaatccgacgatgacgatttgtgaacttcgtaagaatagtagccttgtcttcaagttcgagaacccaagaggctgagacatgttccttcctcggtcgcaatcgtgAGATGCAGAAGTCAGTCGtacacccaacgcaacatcaacaaagtTTACTTGTCAGCTgagctcgaccgacgagttggcatgccttGCATTAAACcgaaagacgtagttagctcataaaATACtcagcctgcgcgccacgtagacttggtagtttttagggtcaacattttagCAGACCCAGTGGGACCCaatgctaaactacgaagttcatgccaattgaaacacgatcggttaaaaagaaaacatcTATGGGAAATCAACAACCGATTTGCCAATTCAGAACATAAGAAAAAGTGTATCACAGGCATAGAATCCCCTTAGTGctgtgacacctgagtccacaagCGCAACTCGCCAAGAAAAGGAAATTGGTCTCGGCAGTCAGCTTTACAGTCTAGAAATCCGTAACAAAAAcacatgcgttctcaatgaagggatagtgGAGGACTGTGATGAGGATGGTGGCGAAGGctctgatccaccaacaaggtcgtttcttcgaagaCGACTTGACGAATAGTCTAGGGTGGTTGAATAGACGTTTAGTCAAGGACGATAAACTGCACGACGTGATACGCAATAACAGTAAGGTACAAAACAAATTGCTTGAAATATTGGTTAGCAAGGTCTGCGACGACAGGCCATTCGATATTTTCCGGCAATTGCCACCAAGGAATAATCTGTTGCCAGTAGTACAGGTCAAGCCAATTCCTACTCGGCTCAAGCCAATtgacttagaaaaaaaaaaggatcgaGTAGTAGGACAGATGGACCTAACCAGAGAGTGGAAGTAACGTCCGTCGATATAACCGAGGTCCAGCAGATGATTGATTCGACCATGAAAAAggggccgaagttccctaaatCCATCCATCCATATCCAGCTTACGTGGAACGGTTCAaatatcctaaaggtttcaaaattccagattttagtcttttcGCTGGAGAATCGTCTTTGTCttcgttagaacatgtggctcgtttcaccgcgcaatgcggagatgtcaaCAGTGATTTTCACAAGCTGCGGTTCTTTAAATTTTCATTGACAGGTTCAGCATTTGCCTGGTATATCAACATTCCACCTAATTCCATCCAAAGCTGGGAGGAATTGGTCGAAAGATTTCACGAGCAATTTTATCGGCCAAGATGGAAATGTTAGTTTCTTCGTTGGCaatgatggctcaagcatcttatgagtcaccaatggattatcttaccagatttaaaTCAGCCAAGAATTagtgccgagtacctctccctGAAGTCAAGTTTGTTAGACTTGCTTTGAACGAACTCGAtgtagaatacaaaaagaaatttttgggggcaaactttcaggatatgtatgaattagcccagcatgtcgagcaatatgactATTTGCTCCGAGAAGAGAAGATGTTGAAACCCTCATCTCGATGGACAATTTACAAAAACCCTACGGTCAATTACGCATTGACCGAATGCGAGGAATCTCAATACGTCAGCATGGACACAgccgagatagtaatagataaaccatgcgtgtgcaaggcattgactcaaattaattccaaggaGGTCAAAACCCACTCGACCACTGAAGAAAcagcaaaaacatcaaaagtttatACCTTTAATATCACAAAGGCCGaatcaatttttgatcaatttcTATCAGCCAAGATCATTAAACTTCAGCCAGGGCATAATATTCCCAAGACCGAAGAACTTGAAGGAAGgacatattgcaaataccataacTCGACAAAGAATGCAACAAACAATTGTGTCATATTTCGTGATAATATCCAGTGCTGGATTGACAAAGGCAAGTTAAAGTTTCCTGAAAAACGCATGACGATTGATACTGATCCATTCCCTTCAGCGACAGTCGGCATGGTAGACGCTCGTTTGCCCAAGagcaaaggaaaagagaagGTCGAATTTACCCCAGAACAACACATCCGACAACCAAGCTCCTAGCCTCGACTCAAGATCAACTTATTTTCCAATGCGCCACCTATTGAGCTCTCAGGACCGGCCATAGTTGAACCAATGTTAAACTACAATGACGAAGAAAATGGCGGGCCAATAGTACCACAGATCCTAAAGAAAGGTTCCTAACCTCGACTCAAGATCGACTTGTTTTCTAATGCACCACTCACCGAACTCTCAGGACTTGCCATAGTCGAGTCCATGTCAGACTACAGCGAAGATGGAAATGACGGGCCGATAGTTATGTGTAGCAATTGTAAGGCACGCATTGTATTAACCTAGCCCAAGAGGAAACTACTTCCGATACAGACACCGATATCACAACACCAATCGACAATTACAGCGAAACCTTCAAATGAACTTAGTGAAGGCCAACGCCAGAAAGTATTCGACAGGCTCAGCCCAAAGAAACAGACAGATGGTTCTACATCGATCAAACGACGCATTGATTTTGACGCACCGTTTTACAACGAGGATTATTATTCCCGCAATTCCAGTAGTTCGAGCTCATCAGCAAATTAAAAAACCTTCAAGCCACCTGAACCACGTGATCAACGTTGGTACAGCTACAATTCTCCCACCGGCATGTATACCACATTATCCAAATCGTAGAAACGTCGACGTTAGCGTATAGATTGCTTGGCTCGACGGCAAGCAGCCCAGTCTGTTTCGACCACTAAATGGCAGTCGAAAAAGACGGCAGGAAGCGAAGATGATCGGCCAACCCCAACAATCATGGCTAAATTACAAGGGTAAAAGGAAACCAAACGGGACTTCGAAACTACCATTGAAGCAGCTGAGAAGcgcatcaaacttcttctttgGCCCGGGGAAATGAAAGCTCGTTTCGAGCAATTTAAGAAAGATGCTGAAAGCCAACGACTTGTATGGGTTGCCGAATGCCTGCCAAAAAGCTCTTGACCTGGCATTAACTTGCGCCGATGCTGAGCAGATCATCCAAAAAATCATTGATCCAGCAATGAAAGCCAGATTCCAGCACATTCGAGAGGCTAGGGTTCTCGGCTTCAAGGTCGACCTAAACACGGATATTGACAGAGCGAAACTCCCTTTTTCTCTTGAAGATTTTCAACACCTTCGATATCACTTCAAAGTTTTTTTTATCGTCTTCTTGTTCGGCTTAATAGCCGATGAGACAGAGCGGGTGGCATGTCTGGACGCTTACCTGGACACTAGGAATGCCCGGATCGCCTATGAGGAACGAGCTCACAAAATATGGCAGGAGCAGAGTCCGACACCAGATACATGCAAGCCCGAAGACGACAGTCAACAGGATACAGTGTCAAATTGCGTGGCACAAGGGCCTGAATATGTTGAGACACACAGAGAGCCGGCCGTGAATGCTCCAACACACGATGATATAGTTCTCACCACTCCAGAAGATGACGACTAGGATCTAATGGGCCCTTCAGTCCTcgaaaatatggaaatcagcatAATCCATGTTCTCCCTATTGAATTTCAGCTGACTACGCACCAACCAAGTTCCATGGATGGTGATGTGGTCACCGAGGAGGCAACACAAGTTGATTTCATCACTATTGCTGAAGACGAGTCAACTAACGGCGACGATAAGCTTAAAACAGTTTTGGACATCTTGTTCCCCCGTTCTTCGTCgactaatcttcaacatttaAAACCATTGTATGTCACGACCCATATTGAAGGCTATCCAATCTCCAAGATTTTCGTTGATTGTGGAGCaacagtcaatatcatgcctgtatCCGTCATGAAAGCCTTACGACAATCCACCGACAAACTCATTCCTTCAAGAATAACCATGAGTAGCTTTGTCGGTGACAAGTCTCAGACCAAATGAGTATTCCCTCTAGAGGTAAACATCGCAGGTCGCAATCACATGACCGTATTTTTTATCATCGACTCCAAGACCGAATATAATGCTTTGCTCGGTagggattggattcatcaaacaaattgcatttcttcttctttatatCAAGTTCTCATTTTTTTGGATGGTAAATCAGTTGTGGTCTA is from Malus sylvestris chromosome 5, drMalSylv7.2, whole genome shotgun sequence and encodes:
- the LOC126622768 gene encoding glycine-rich protein 23-like — its product is MARWCIVVVLALVVAHTTARNVPMPNDAGFKDQKNFIGGAGGFSGVGDSGLPFAGAGAGVGGSLPGGLGGGAGGIGGVAGLGGLGGGSGGIGGLGGSGGLPGFGGLGGAGGLGGVGGLGGTSGLGGLGGLGGAAGGVLGGAGAGVGGGVGGGVGGGSGVLPYP